The sequence GCAGGTGGACTCGTCTATTGCTAGAGGTTCTGATGGCAGAATACCCCAGTTTTGATACTTTATATCAGCAATTACAAGTATTTCTTTTTTGGCTTTTAACACtcattaaccttttattttcatGCTTATAATTGGTACGTTAAGTTGAGTAGAAATCATGGTTTGTTTGCAGCAAATATGGGATGTGGTTGGTGCATGTGAAATTAAACGTCGTTTCACGTTGTTTCAAATAGGCCATGAATGCAGGGACATTTACAGGAGAAAATTTGATCAAGCTGGAAAGTGGAGAGCACAGATTTGCAAGGTTCTGGAGGCATCACCAAATGACGAGAACGCAGTCACCACTCATTTTGCTTTATTGCAAGGATTACAAGTAACTATTTTAGTCCTTTTTAGCACTCATAATTTTACTTATAATTGGTATGCACTTTTCTCTTGGCAAGTTGAGTAGAAACCATGATTCGTTTGCAGCAAATATGGGTTGAGGTTGGTAAGACTG comes from Papaver somniferum cultivar HN1 chromosome 7, ASM357369v1, whole genome shotgun sequence and encodes:
- the LOC113293724 gene encoding 65-kDa microtubule-associated protein 1-like — translated: MAEYPSFDTLYQQLQQIWDVVGACEIKRRFTLFQIGHECRDIYRRKFDQAGKWRAQICKVLEASPNDENAVTTHFALLQGLQQIWVEVGKTGDERDKIMLHEYLNVYKRKVGLAAKRRAGLLQVLSDSKAEIYSLDLALGKENVPLVSKHKLYILR